A single Triticum dicoccoides isolate Atlit2015 ecotype Zavitan chromosome 2A, WEW_v2.0, whole genome shotgun sequence DNA region contains:
- the LOC119354030 gene encoding U-box domain-containing protein 4-like isoform X1 produces MDSDASVSPRRRSCYSDSGDSSCSEPFSECGSDDLSFTPAAAAGIHRLLLSCAAEASDGSISSLVAELESPSASVDSLRRAAMELRLLAKHNPDNRIRIAASGAVRPLVALLSHADPLLQEHGVTALLNLSICDENKALMVEAGAIRPLVRALKSAASPAARENAACALLRLSQLDGAAAAAVGRAGAVPLLVSLLETGGARGKKDAATALYALCSGARGKKDAATALYALCSGARENRLRAVEAGAVRPLLDLMSDPESGMVDKAAYVLHSLVGFAEGRSATVEEGGIPVLVEMVEVGTSRQKEIATLSLLQICDDNAAYRTMVAREGAIPPLVALSQSSSARPKLKTKAEALVEMLRQPRSASLRATRPAAIVAAE; encoded by the exons ATGGACTCGGACGCCTCCGTGTCCCCGCGGCGGCGGAGCTGCTACAGCGACAGCGGCGACTCCTCCTGCTCCGAGCCCTTCAGCGAGTGCGGCAGCGACGACCTCTCCttcacgcccgccgccgccgcgggcatCCACCGCCTGCTGCTCTCCTGCGCGGCCGAGGCCTCCGACGGCTCCATCTCCTCGCTCGTCGCCGAGCTTGAGTCGCCCTCGGCCTCGGTCGACTCGCTCCGCCGCGCCGCCATGGAGCTGCGGCTGCTCGCCAAGCACAACCCGGACAACCGCATCCGCATCGCGGCGTCCGGGGCGGTGCGGCCGCTCGTGGCCCTGCTGTCGCACGCCGACCCGCTGCTGCAGGAGCACGGGGTGACGGCGCTGCTCAACCTCTCCATCTGCGACGAGAACAAGGCCCTCATGGTCGAGGCCGGCGCGATACGGCCGCTGGTGCGCGCGCTCAAGTcggccgcgtcgcccgcggccaggGAGAACGCCGCGTGCGCGCTGCTCCGCCTCTCCCAGCTCGACGGCGCCGCGGCGGCCGCCGTCGGCCGCGCGGGCGCCGTCCCGCTGCTGGTGTCCCTGCTCGAGACCGGCGGCGCGCGCGGGAAGAAGGACGCCGCCACGGCGCTCTACGCGCTCTGCAGCGGCGCGCGCGGGAAGAAGGACGCCGCCACGGCGCTCTACGCGCTCTGCAGCGGCGCGCGCGAGAACCGCCTGCGCGCAGTCGAGGCCGGCGCCGTGCGCCCGCTGCTGGACCTCATGTCGGACCCGGAGTCCGGCATGGTGGACAAGGCCGCCTACGTGCTCCACTCCCTGGTGGGCTTCGCCGAGGGCCGCTCCGCCACCGTGGAGGAGGGCGGCATCCCCGTGCTGGTGGAGATGGTGGAGGTCGGCACCTCGCGGCAGAAGGAGATCGCCACGCTCTCCCTCCTCCAGATCTGCGACGACAACGCGGCGTACCGCACCATGGTCGCCCGCGAGGGCGCCatccctcccctcgtcgccctctcCCAGTCCTCCTCCGCGCGCCCCAAGCTCAAAACCAAG GCTGAGGCGCTGGTCGAGATGCTACGGCAACCGCGGAGCGCGAGCCTGCGCGCAACCAGGCCGGCGGCGATCGTTGCGGCGGAGTGA
- the LOC119354030 gene encoding U-box domain-containing protein 4-like isoform X2 encodes MDSDASVSPRRRSCYSDSGDSSCSEPFSECGSDDLSFTPAAAAGIHRLLLSCAAEASDGSISSLVAELESPSASVDSLRRAAMELRLLAKHNPDNRIRIAASGAVRPLVALLSHADPLLQEHGVTALLNLSICDENKALMVEAGAIRPLVRALKSAASPAARENAACALLRLSQLDGAAAAAVGRAGAVPLLVSLLETGGARGKKDAATALYALCSGARENRLRAVEAGAVRPLLDLMSDPESGMVDKAAYVLHSLVGFAEGRSATVEEGGIPVLVEMVEVGTSRQKEIATLSLLQICDDNAAYRTMVAREGAIPPLVALSQSSSARPKLKTKAEALVEMLRQPRSASLRATRPAAIVAAE; translated from the exons ATGGACTCGGACGCCTCCGTGTCCCCGCGGCGGCGGAGCTGCTACAGCGACAGCGGCGACTCCTCCTGCTCCGAGCCCTTCAGCGAGTGCGGCAGCGACGACCTCTCCttcacgcccgccgccgccgcgggcatCCACCGCCTGCTGCTCTCCTGCGCGGCCGAGGCCTCCGACGGCTCCATCTCCTCGCTCGTCGCCGAGCTTGAGTCGCCCTCGGCCTCGGTCGACTCGCTCCGCCGCGCCGCCATGGAGCTGCGGCTGCTCGCCAAGCACAACCCGGACAACCGCATCCGCATCGCGGCGTCCGGGGCGGTGCGGCCGCTCGTGGCCCTGCTGTCGCACGCCGACCCGCTGCTGCAGGAGCACGGGGTGACGGCGCTGCTCAACCTCTCCATCTGCGACGAGAACAAGGCCCTCATGGTCGAGGCCGGCGCGATACGGCCGCTGGTGCGCGCGCTCAAGTcggccgcgtcgcccgcggccaggGAGAACGCCGCGTGCGCGCTGCTCCGCCTCTCCCAGCTCGACGGCGCCGCGGCGGCCGCCGTCGGCCGCGCGGGCGCCGTCCCGCTGCTGGTGTCCCTGCTCGAGACCGGCGGCGCGCGCGGGAAGAAG GACGCCGCCACGGCGCTCTACGCGCTCTGCAGCGGCGCGCGCGAGAACCGCCTGCGCGCAGTCGAGGCCGGCGCCGTGCGCCCGCTGCTGGACCTCATGTCGGACCCGGAGTCCGGCATGGTGGACAAGGCCGCCTACGTGCTCCACTCCCTGGTGGGCTTCGCCGAGGGCCGCTCCGCCACCGTGGAGGAGGGCGGCATCCCCGTGCTGGTGGAGATGGTGGAGGTCGGCACCTCGCGGCAGAAGGAGATCGCCACGCTCTCCCTCCTCCAGATCTGCGACGACAACGCGGCGTACCGCACCATGGTCGCCCGCGAGGGCGCCatccctcccctcgtcgccctctcCCAGTCCTCCTCCGCGCGCCCCAAGCTCAAAACCAAG GCTGAGGCGCTGGTCGAGATGCTACGGCAACCGCGGAGCGCGAGCCTGCGCGCAACCAGGCCGGCGGCGATCGTTGCGGCGGAGTGA